In Dyadobacter subterraneus, a single genomic region encodes these proteins:
- a CDS encoding acyl-CoA thioesterase produces MFAYEVKGIRVRYADTDQMGYVYYGNYARYYEIGRVEALRSVGFSYREMEETGVMMPVYENRSRYIKPARYDDELTIKVLMQKLPGTRVVFEYEIRNQNDVLLNVGETTLVFQRMDNAKLCIAPAKLLEKLNPYFQIL; encoded by the coding sequence ATGTTCGCTTACGAAGTTAAAGGGATAAGAGTACGTTATGCCGACACAGATCAGATGGGTTATGTGTATTACGGAAATTATGCGAGATATTATGAGATCGGGCGTGTGGAAGCTTTGCGCAGCGTCGGATTTAGTTATAGGGAAATGGAAGAAACGGGCGTCATGATGCCCGTTTACGAAAACCGGTCGCGGTATATAAAACCGGCCCGTTATGATGATGAGCTTACCATAAAAGTTTTGATGCAAAAACTGCCGGGAACAAGAGTTGTTTTTGAATATGAAATAAGAAACCAGAATGACGTTTTGTTGAATGTAGGAGAAACAACGCTGGTATTTCAGCGGATGGACAATGCAAAACTTTGCATTGCTCCGGCCAAACTCCTGGAAAAACTAAATCCTTATTTCCAGATTCTGTAA
- a CDS encoding YihY/virulence factor BrkB family protein, with amino-acid sequence MLERLLKNRQIKRLIVWLRTTMLLRGTVSLYDILANIRKNNHRYDIDQRASAVAYSLTLACFPGIIFLFTLVPYIPIENLDDQILEILKEVLPRGIYQDARQTITDIISRPRNSVLSFGFILALVASTNGMMSLMRSFDMVYEDIKTRGFLAQRGVALLLTVILVAVMFLLIVLLIVGDAVKGIVSDWHIIQDTWIVSSLNITRYLVSFAALMLAISIIYRFAPSQGRRYAFVNIGSIIASVLILVATYGFSFYLSRFSSYNKLYGSIGTMIALMIWFYLLALLLIFGFEINAGIASARNNTLNPKS; translated from the coding sequence ATGCTTGAAAGACTGTTGAAAAACCGGCAAATCAAGCGGCTTATTGTATGGCTGCGAACGACGATGCTTCTTCGCGGAACGGTTTCCTTGTATGACATTCTGGCTAATATTCGGAAAAATAATCACCGTTATGACATTGATCAGCGTGCCTCGGCCGTAGCATATAGTTTAACACTTGCCTGTTTCCCTGGAATTATCTTTCTTTTCACCCTCGTTCCCTACATTCCTATTGAAAATCTGGATGATCAGATTCTTGAAATTTTAAAAGAGGTTTTACCAAGAGGGATTTATCAGGACGCCCGCCAGACCATCACCGATATCATCAGCAGACCTAGAAACAGCGTTTTGTCGTTTGGTTTTATTCTTGCCCTTGTCGCATCAACAAATGGAATGATGTCGCTGATGCGCTCCTTTGACATGGTTTATGAAGATATTAAAACCAGAGGATTTCTGGCGCAAAGAGGTGTCGCATTATTGTTGACAGTAATTCTTGTCGCGGTTATGTTTTTGCTGATCGTGCTGCTGATTGTTGGTGATGCGGTGAAAGGAATTGTCAGTGACTGGCATATTATACAGGATACATGGATTGTTTCTTCACTAAATATTACCAGATATCTTGTCAGTTTTGCAGCATTAATGTTGGCGATATCTATTATCTATCGTTTTGCCCCGTCCCAGGGAAGGCGATATGCTTTTGTAAATATTGGATCGATCATTGCTTCTGTACTCATTTTGGTCGCCACTTATGGTTTTTCATTTTACCTTTCGCGGTTTAGTTCATACAATAAATTGTATGGTTCAATTGGCACGATGATCGCCCTTATGATCTGGTTTTATTTACTGGCCCTACTCTTAATTTTTGGTTTTGAAATTAATGCCGGAATCGCTTCTGCCAGAAATAACACGCTGAATCCAAAATCTTGA
- a CDS encoding DUF502 domain-containing protein → MEIKNTFLKRILSYFIRGLVLVAPLYVTVIIIGSAVEFLDNIIPINIPISGNQTVYLPGLGVLIILTSIILLGFVFSTIIPQSFFKFTESILRRIPLVSLIYYSIKDLVMAFVGDKKKFNQPVLVTMYKDTGIKKIGFITQTDLSHLHIHDHVAVYMPMSYALSGELFIVPTENVSVLDAKSTDVMKMLVSGGVSLKVPPHEEHDDEE, encoded by the coding sequence ATGGAAATTAAAAATACTTTCCTCAAACGCATACTGAGCTACTTTATCCGTGGCCTGGTTCTGGTAGCCCCTCTTTACGTAACTGTTATCATTATTGGCAGCGCTGTTGAATTCCTTGATAATATTATCCCGATCAATATTCCAATTTCAGGAAATCAGACCGTTTATCTTCCCGGCCTCGGCGTACTGATTATCCTGACAAGTATTATTCTGCTCGGTTTTGTTTTTTCAACGATCATCCCGCAGTCATTTTTCAAATTTACGGAAAGCATCCTGCGACGCATTCCGCTCGTCAGTCTGATCTATTACTCGATCAAAGATCTGGTCATGGCTTTTGTGGGGGATAAGAAAAAATTCAATCAACCGGTTTTGGTTACGATGTATAAGGATACGGGGATAAAGAAAATTGGTTTTATTACGCAAACCGATCTTAGTCATCTGCATATTCATGATCACGTGGCGGTTTACATGCCGATGTCCTATGCACTTTCGGGAGAATTATTTATTGTACCAACTGAAAATGTTTCCGTACTGGACGCAAAGTCCACGGACGTTATGAAAATGCTCGTATCCGGTGGAGTTTCATTGAAGGTGCCGCCGCATGAAGAGCATGATGACGAGGAGTGA
- the mltG gene encoding endolytic transglycosylase MltG, with the protein MSRNFKVGLFLVIAILTTTFTFYFWQIFKTPNLQVEKKESFALLIPEGATYQTVLDSLDKHKVINDNISFRFLAKLLKYTENVKPGRYVIKPETSNYKAVKKLLSGVQDPVKLTFNNIRLKEDLIKRIGNRFEFGEDKFRQAMNSEEVCKKYGLDTATIVSMFLPNTYDIFWTTGTEKFLDRMHSEYKKYWNAERVAKAKTIGLTPVQVSILASIVEEEQARKVDERPMVAGLYINRLNAAMPLQADPTIKYALQDFAIKRILNEQLRVKSPYNTYVNIGLPPGPIRVADFNSLDAVLNYSKHDFLYMCAKSDLSGYHAFAKTYEDHLNNARMYQAELNRLKIMK; encoded by the coding sequence ATGTCTCGTAATTTCAAAGTAGGATTGTTTTTGGTCATTGCAATTCTTACAACAACTTTCACTTTTTACTTTTGGCAAATTTTCAAAACACCGAATTTACAGGTTGAGAAAAAAGAAAGCTTTGCATTATTAATTCCCGAAGGCGCAACTTATCAGACTGTTCTTGATTCTTTGGACAAACACAAGGTGATCAACGACAATATTTCATTCCGTTTTTTGGCTAAACTTTTGAAGTATACCGAAAATGTAAAACCCGGACGTTATGTGATCAAACCTGAAACCAGCAATTACAAAGCCGTTAAAAAACTTCTTTCCGGCGTACAGGATCCTGTGAAACTTACTTTTAATAACATCAGATTAAAAGAAGATCTGATCAAAAGAATTGGTAACCGTTTTGAGTTTGGCGAAGATAAATTCCGTCAGGCAATGAACAGTGAGGAAGTTTGCAAGAAATACGGACTGGATACGGCTACGATTGTTTCCATGTTTTTGCCAAATACCTATGACATTTTCTGGACAACAGGAACGGAAAAATTTCTTGACAGAATGCATAGTGAATATAAAAAATACTGGAACGCTGAACGCGTTGCAAAAGCAAAAACAATTGGTCTGACGCCTGTTCAGGTTTCAATTTTGGCATCGATTGTTGAAGAAGAACAAGCCAGAAAAGTAGATGAAAGACCAATGGTTGCAGGTTTGTATATCAATCGTTTAAATGCAGCAATGCCGTTACAGGCCGATCCGACGATTAAATATGCTTTACAGGATTTTGCGATCAAACGTATTTTGAATGAGCAGCTTCGTGTAAAATCTCCTTACAATACCTATGTAAATATTGGTTTGCCTCCGGGACCTATCCGTGTGGCAGATTTTAATTCTCTGGACGCTGTTTTAAATTATAGCAAACATGATTTTCTGTACATGTGTGCAAAATCGGACCTTTCGGGTTATCATGCTTTTGCAAAAACCTATGAAGATCACCTGAATAATGCCCGGATGTATCAGGCGGAATTGAACAGGCTTAAAATTATGAAGTAA
- a CDS encoding L-threonylcarbamoyladenylate synthase, translating into MPAELIRIYPENPDERKIRQVVDCLRDGGLVIYPTDTIYGLGCDIFNTRAVEKIARIKGIKAQKNDFSFICYDLSHIADYARVGNSAFKMMKRVLPGPYTFILDANNQVPKLLNTNKKTVGIRVPDNMIPRLMVKELGNPIVTTSIKDEDEIIEYSTDPELIYEKFQHQVDIVIDGGYGGNVASTIVLAINDDFEIIREGLGDTSIFL; encoded by the coding sequence ATGCCAGCTGAATTAATTCGTATATATCCCGAAAATCCTGACGAAAGAAAGATACGTCAGGTTGTAGACTGCCTTCGTGACGGCGGTCTTGTTATTTATCCCACAGATACAATTTATGGTCTGGGCTGCGATATTTTTAATACCAGAGCGGTAGAGAAAATCGCACGCATCAAAGGGATCAAGGCACAGAAAAATGATTTTTCATTTATCTGTTATGACCTCAGCCATATAGCAGATTATGCGCGGGTAGGGAATTCTGCTTTCAAAATGATGAAAAGAGTTCTTCCCGGACCTTATACATTTATTCTTGATGCGAATAATCAGGTTCCGAAATTGTTGAATACCAATAAAAAAACGGTCGGTATCCGTGTGCCTGATAATATGATCCCCCGTCTGATGGTGAAAGAGCTTGGCAACCCGATTGTGACCACTTCTATTAAAGATGAGGACGAAATTATCGAGTATTCCACTGATCCTGAGTTGATTTATGAAAAATTTCAGCACCAGGTTGACATCGTGATTGATGGTGGATATGGTGGTAATGTGGCATCTACAATTGTGCTCGCTATTAATGATGATTTTGAAATAATCCGGGAAGGATTAGGAGATACAAGCATATTTCTCTAA
- a CDS encoding glycosyltransferase: MDEIKKPLVTVVLTAFNQGQYIKETLGSIFAQTYPNLQIVIIDNGSSDGTVLLIENIVSDFPEFTLIKNAENLGLCRAFNQGLALAKGKYIIDLAADDIMLPGRISHQVEALESLGDDYGVVFSNAQYIDANGRILNFHYPVDTNLKVEKSIPSGDVYKSILEKYFICTPTMMMRTKMLIEMGGYDETLDFEDFDLWVRSAVRYKYFYQDEVLTRKRNVPGSLSTQIYKKGNSLLETCYIVCNKAYDLNRDQEEFDLLAARIRTFIRKCFYAQEFELALRFRTLLNYIENPGILTEMIVMLCRLHLPVNGLYRFYLNNLQKKAHRREDLAF; the protein is encoded by the coding sequence ATGGACGAAATAAAAAAGCCATTGGTTACTGTGGTTTTGACCGCTTTTAATCAGGGGCAATACATTAAGGAAACACTGGGTTCAATTTTCGCCCAGACTTACCCAAATCTTCAGATTGTCATTATTGACAATGGAAGTAGTGACGGAACGGTATTATTGATAGAAAATATTGTATCCGATTTTCCTGAATTCACCTTAATAAAAAATGCAGAAAATCTCGGATTGTGCCGGGCTTTTAATCAGGGCCTTGCATTAGCCAAAGGGAAATATATCATTGATCTTGCCGCCGATGATATCATGCTGCCAGGCAGGATATCACATCAGGTGGAAGCACTGGAAAGTCTGGGAGATGACTATGGCGTTGTCTTTTCCAATGCCCAGTATATTGATGCTAACGGCAGAATCCTGAATTTCCATTACCCGGTTGATACCAATCTTAAAGTTGAAAAATCGATTCCTTCGGGGGATGTCTACAAAAGCATTCTGGAAAAATATTTTATTTGTACACCAACCATGATGATGCGCACCAAAATGCTGATTGAAATGGGTGGTTATGACGAAACACTCGATTTTGAAGATTTTGACCTTTGGGTAAGATCGGCTGTTCGCTACAAATATTTTTATCAGGATGAAGTGCTTACCAGAAAAAGAAATGTTCCTGGTTCATTAAGTACTCAGATTTATAAAAAAGGAAATAGCCTGCTGGAAACCTGTTATATCGTTTGTAATAAAGCTTATGATCTGAATCGTGATCAGGAGGAATTTGATTTATTGGCGGCGCGCATCAGAACATTCATCAGAAAATGTTTTTATGCCCAGGAATTTGAACTGGCCCTTCGTTTTCGCACACTTTTAAATTACATTGAAAACCCTGGAATCCTTACAGAAATGATCGTGATGTTATGCCGTTTGCATCTTCCTGTAAATGGTTTGTACCGGTTTTATCTGAATAATCTGCAAAAAAAAGCCCATAGAAGGGAGGATTTAGCATTTTGA
- a CDS encoding Ldh family oxidoreductase, producing the protein MYQAEYLKHFTEEVFLAIGCSAEEAALASTVLISADLRGVDSHGIARLAGYVRLYDNGRLNPTPDVKVVYETPSTAVVDGDRGLGLVVAPKAMEIAMEKAEKVGSGWVSVRNSNHFGIAGYHAMLALQKDMIGWTMTNAAPLVTPTFSLDKLLGTNPLAVAVPAFEEPAFVADFASTAVAYGKFEILQRKGLPAPLGWAQDAEGNPTTDSNAVKSGGGLLPLGSDREHGSHKGYGLGAIVDIFSGVLSGANFGPWVPPFATAGFMSANEGVGLGTGHFLGAMRVDGFRPADEFKLDMDKWIRAFRGARAVEGKSVIIPGDPEREMEAIRSVEGISLLQPVVESLAELAKRFNIAFENRID; encoded by the coding sequence ATGTATCAGGCTGAATACTTAAAACATTTTACTGAGGAGGTTTTTCTGGCTATCGGATGTTCGGCTGAGGAAGCCGCTTTGGCTTCGACTGTACTAATTAGTGCAGATTTAAGAGGTGTTGATTCTCACGGAATCGCACGTTTGGCCGGTTATGTCCGGTTATATGACAACGGAAGATTGAATCCGACGCCTGATGTAAAAGTGGTTTATGAAACGCCAAGTACCGCTGTCGTGGATGGAGACAGAGGTTTGGGATTGGTTGTAGCGCCAAAAGCAATGGAAATTGCGATGGAAAAAGCAGAGAAAGTAGGTTCTGGCTGGGTTTCTGTCAGGAATTCAAATCATTTTGGTATTGCCGGGTATCATGCGATGCTGGCTTTGCAAAAAGATATGATCGGCTGGACGATGACAAACGCTGCTCCGCTGGTTACGCCAACTTTTTCCCTTGATAAATTATTAGGTACAAATCCATTGGCAGTTGCCGTTCCCGCTTTTGAGGAACCCGCTTTTGTTGCTGATTTTGCATCAACTGCTGTTGCTTATGGTAAGTTTGAAATTTTGCAAAGAAAAGGTTTGCCGGCTCCGTTGGGATGGGCTCAGGATGCAGAGGGAAATCCTACAACGGATTCCAACGCTGTGAAAAGTGGGGGAGGATTGTTGCCGCTGGGTTCCGACCGTGAACATGGAAGTCATAAAGGATACGGACTGGGTGCCATTGTTGATATTTTTTCGGGCGTACTTTCCGGCGCGAATTTTGGGCCCTGGGTTCCGCCTTTTGCAACGGCAGGTTTTATGTCTGCAAATGAAGGAGTTGGCCTGGGTACCGGACACTTTTTAGGTGCTATGCGTGTTGATGGATTTCGGCCGGCTGATGAATTCAAACTTGATATGGATAAATGGATCCGCGCTTTCAGAGGTGCCAGAGCCGTGGAAGGGAAATCGGTAATCATTCCGGGTGATCCTGAACGTGAAATGGAAGCCATTAGAAGTGTTGAAGGAATTTCACTTTTACAGCCTGTCGTGGAATCGTTGGCCGAATTGGCAAAACGCTTCAATATCGCATTTGAAAACAGAATTGATTAA
- a CDS encoding WbqC family protein, which translates to MPEIVINNQPEKIVRIELQYLPCLEYFTCILSNDVTWIDINERYIKQTFRNRCSVLTTNKTDTLTVPVKGYAQYAPTKDIKIDYSQDWIRRHWGCLRSAYGKSPYFEFYSDELHSVFNKKPEFLVDLNYELLTICLRLLGIKKEVWYNLSVPINGDSSVIDDLSLINDKKNKNIGKYYQPISYYQTFGNDFVSNLSIVDLLFNMGPEARSILLRSCKQQ; encoded by the coding sequence GTGCCTGAAATTGTTATCAATAATCAACCTGAAAAAATAGTAAGGATTGAATTGCAATACCTTCCGTGTCTCGAATATTTTACTTGCATTTTGAGTAATGACGTTACCTGGATCGACATTAATGAAAGATACATTAAGCAGACTTTCAGGAACCGTTGCAGCGTTTTAACGACTAATAAAACAGATACTTTGACCGTTCCCGTAAAAGGTTACGCTCAATATGCCCCGACAAAGGATATAAAAATTGATTATAGCCAGGACTGGATAAGGAGGCATTGGGGATGTTTGAGATCAGCATACGGAAAATCTCCCTATTTTGAATTTTACTCAGACGAACTCCATAGCGTTTTTAATAAAAAACCAGAATTTCTTGTAGACTTAAATTATGAATTATTGACAATTTGTCTTAGATTGTTGGGGATTAAGAAAGAGGTTTGGTACAATTTGTCAGTACCAATAAATGGCGATTCCAGCGTAATTGACGACTTATCGTTGATTAATGATAAAAAAAATAAAAATATTGGCAAATATTATCAGCCAATTTCATACTATCAGACGTTTGGGAATGATTTTGTAAGTAATTTAAGTATCGTCGATTTATTATTTAATATGGGGCCCGAAGCGAGAAGTATTTTGCTGAGATCTTGTAAGCAACAATAA